From the Pseudodesulfovibrio indicus genome, the window TCCTGGACCACCAGGTGAACCCCTACGTCTGCATCCACTGCGGCCAGTGCGTGGACTTCTGCCCCCACGACTGTCTGGAGCTGGTCGATCTGCCCGCCAGGGAACGGGAAGGAGGCAGCGATGATTAGGGACTTCTTCCGCGTCATGGTGGTCAACCTGACCACCGGCAAGACCAATATCGAGGACCTGCCCGGACGGGGCGAGGTCCTGGGCGGCACCGGCCTGGCCGCGCACCTGTTCCGCAAGTACGGCCACATCGACCGCGACTGGGACGATCCCGAGCAGCCCCTGATCTTCGCCATCGGGCCGCTGACCGGCTATTTCCCGCTCATGAGCAAGACCTGCTGCGCCTTCCGCTCGCCCTACCACAACCAGTACACCGAGAGCTACGCGGGCGGTAAATCCGCCCTGTCCCTGCGCTTCGCGGACCTCGACGCCCTGGTCATCACCGGCAAGGCCAGGCGGCTGACCGCCCTGTGCGTGGGCTCGCGCCGCATGGAGACCCGCGACGTGGAATACATGCGCGGCTTCGACGCCATCCAGACCGGCCGCGTGCTGCGCAAGATCTTCCCCGGCTCGGGCCGGCGGTCCATCCTGCGCATCGGGCCGGCGGGCGAGAACCTTTCCGCCTACGCCTGCATCAACGTGGACACCTTCCGCCACTTCGGGCGCATGGGCGGCGGCGCGGTCATGGGGTCCAAGAACCTCAAGGCGATCTGCATCCTGGGCGACCGGGGCTTCGACCTGCCCGAGGGCAAGGCGTACCCCAAGCTCTACAAGCACATCTTCCAGCAGCTGACCACCACCGAGATGATGGCCAAGTACCACGGCCTGGGCACCGCGGTGAACATCAACCCGCTCAACGCCCTGCAGAGCCTGCCGTGGAAGAACCTGCAGCAGACCTCGAGCCCCGAGGCGGAGAACATCTCGGGCGAGACCTTTGCGGACGATACCCTGCTGCGCAACGCGGCCTGCGCGGGCTGCCCGGTGGGCTGCATCCACGTGGGGTTCGTGCGCGAGCAGTTCCAGACCAACAACCAGTACCTCTACCGCCAGGTGGGCTACGACTACGAGCCGATCTTCGCCTGCGGCGGCATGCTGGAGGTCACCGAGGCGCCCGAGGTGCTGCGCATCCTCGACGTCATCGAGAAGGAGGGGCTG encodes:
- a CDS encoding aldehyde ferredoxin oxidoreductase N-terminal domain-containing protein; protein product: MIRDFFRVMVVNLTTGKTNIEDLPGRGEVLGGTGLAAHLFRKYGHIDRDWDDPEQPLIFAIGPLTGYFPLMSKTCCAFRSPYHNQYTESYAGGKSALSLRFADLDALVITGKARRLTALCVGSRRMETRDVEYMRGFDAIQTGRVLRKIFPGSGRRSILRIGPAGENLSAYACINVDTFRHFGRMGGGAVMGSKNLKAICILGDRGFDLPEGKAYPKLYKHIFQQLTTTEMMAKYHGLGTAVNINPLNALQSLPWKNLQQTSSPEAENISGETFADDTLLRNAACAGCPVGCIHVGFVREQFQTNNQYLYRQVGYDYEPIFACGGMLEVTEAPEVLRILDVIEKEGLDCMSTGVALAWATEALERGVISESETVVPLKWGDSETYMQAVEMLGRPVNDFYKLLAQGTMKCAKAYGGEDFACVLGQEMAGYATGEVFFVSEGLGFRHSHLDSGGYAYDQKHEDKDVQKALDFLIKDGRERIVLNCMVGCLFSRGVYKDELLAEAMESVGYGELNGSITEIGHRVQRMRWRLRLEMGYRPDKVEIPKRYTEITTWKGPLDTDYMDALRRAYAARILEMGAPEEADS